In Eupeodes corollae chromosome 3, idEupCoro1.1, whole genome shotgun sequence, a single genomic region encodes these proteins:
- the LOC129951296 gene encoding ornithine decarboxylase 1-like: MPTAVSQTINFYKGKFQLKNEIKKFNLKNMDEALNICDLTTVINKFYTWKQLMPNVTPYYAVKCNDDPYIIKTLADLGAGFDCASKNEIKQVLELGVSPERIIFANPMKATSHIEYAKSENVTDSTVDNEFELYKIFKSFGESNVVLRFLSEAENALCPLGDKFGCDAFEDAAAVILLAGSLGMNVIGVSFHVGSGCSDYPAYERAISTGAQLFKFGKLIGHHMTLLDIGGGFPGDNDAMFAKIARVVNSSVDKYFKGIPVRVIGEPGRYFVAAAYTLVCKVYSKREIRDTDGRLKKIMYYINDGAYGTFNCLLYDHINIKAIHFESEVKETFNSLIWGPTCDALDKICDNLYLPNLKEGDFIAFPNMGAYTIPTASPFNGFSVPKTRYFLRSDFL; the protein is encoded by the exons atgccGACCGCCGTATcacaaacaattaatttctaCAAaggaaaatttcaattgaaaaatgaaattaaaaaatttaatttaaaaaatatggacGAAGCTCTCAATATATGTGATTTGACCactgtaataaataaattttatacatGGAAGCAACTCATGCCGAATGTAACCCCATATTAtg CTGTTAAGTGTAACGATGATCCTTATATTATAAAAACTCTTGCTGATCTTGGCGCCGGATTTGATTGTGCATCgaagaatgaaataaaacaagttctTGAGCTGGGTGTAAGTCCAGAACGGATCATTTTTGCGAATCCTATGAAGGCGACTTCGCACATTGAATATGCAAAGTCGGAAAACGTCACTGATAGCACCGTGGATAATGAATTTGAAttgtataagatttttaaaagttttggcGAGTCCAA tgtgGTTCTTCGATTTCTTTCGGAAGCTGAAAACGCACTGTGTCCACTTGGCGATAAGTTTGGATGCGACGCCTTTGAAGATGCTGCTGCAGTGATTCTACTAGCTGGAAGTTTAGGGATGAAC gttATTGGTGTGAGTTTCCATGTTGGATCCGGGTGCAGCGATTATCCAGCATATGAAAGGGCTATTTCTACAGGTGCCCAGTTATTCAAATTCGGAAAACTAATCGGCCATCATATGACATTACTTGATATTGGCGGTGGATTCCCTGGCGATAACGATGCTATGTTTGCAAAA ATTGCTAGGGTAGTTAACAGTTCTGTGGACAAATATTTTAAGGGCATTCCGGTGCGAGTTATTGGGGAGCCTGGACGTTACTTTGTAGCAGCTGCGTACACacttgtttgtaaagtttattcTAAACGTGAAATCAGAGACACCGATGGAAGACTCAAGAAGATTATGTATTATATCAACGACGGGGCATATGGAACATTCAATTGTCTTCTGTATGATCACATCAATATCAAAGCAATTCATTTCGag AGTGAAGTGAAAGAAACATTCAATAGCTTAATTTGGGGACCAACTTGTGATGCACTCGATAAG ATATGTGATAACTTGTATCTTCCGAATTTGAAAGAGGGAGACTTTATTGCCTTTCCAAACATGGGAGCTTACACCATTCCTACTGCCAGTCCATTTAATGGATTTAGTGTTCCTAAGACCCGATATTTTTTAAGAAgcgattttttataa